A genomic stretch from Numida meleagris isolate 19003 breed g44 Domestic line chromosome 2, NumMel1.0, whole genome shotgun sequence includes:
- the XCR1 gene encoding chemokine XC receptor 1, which produces MDEEQYPSDLDDNYSYAYFLNESNVCEMGNYFIFYTHLTTVLYTLAFLLSLLGNTLVLWILFKYENLTSLTNIFIMNLCVSDLVFSCMLPFWAVDQTFGWIFGEFLCKAVNAVFSVGYYSGVFFLTLMTILRYLSVVSPLSTLRSQTQYCGSLVCLLVWTCSILIVVPEMIHTTVLETLGEVSTCDYDDWRWKKVDIYLRNLLFLISFGIIVFCYTNILIILLRARSRRKHRTVKLILVIVVAFFLSWAPYNILSFMLTFPPATCQYEKDTHLAFHISRKIAFSHCCLNPVLYVFAGVKFKRHLFRLCGQYLPCGSDEVSSPRIGSQGKFHYEDASIY; this is translated from the coding sequence ATGGATGAAGAACAGTATCCATCTGATTTGGATGACAACTACTCATATGCATACTTTCTTAATGAAAGCAATGTCTGCGAAATGGGcaactattttatattttacacCCATCTTACTACTGTTCTCTACACTCTGGCATTTTTGCTCAGCCTGCTAGGAAACACCCTGGTGTTATGGATCCTATTCAAGTATGAAAACCTTACGTCTTTAACAAACATCTTCATCATGAATCTTTGTGTCTCTGACTTAGTCTTCTCGTGCATGCTGCCATTCTGGGCAGTGGACCAGACCTTCGGGTGGATTTTTGGTGAGTTCCTTTGCAAAGCAGTGAATGCCGTTTTCTCCGTTGGCTACTACAgtggtgttttctttctaacTCTCATGACTATTTTACGGTACTTGTCTGTTGTGAGCCCTCTTTCCACTCTGAGATCCCAGACACAGTACTGTGGTTCTCTGGTGTGCTTGTTAGTTTGGACTTGCAGCATTTTAATTGTGGTTCCTGAGATGATTCACACCACAGTGTTAGAAACCTTGGGAGAGGTCAGTACCTGTGATTATGATGACTGGAGATGGAAAAAAGTGGACATTTATCTGAGAAATTTACTCTTCCTGATTTCCTTTGGGATTATCGTATTCTGTTACACCAATATACTGATAATTCTGCTTAGAGCAAGATCTCgcagaaagcacagaactgTGAAACTCATCCTTGTTATTGTGGTAGCTTTCTTCCTGAGCTGGGCACCTTACAACATCCTCAGTTTTATGCTTACTTTTCCACCGGCTACCTGTCAGTATGAAAAAGACACTCACCTCGCCTTTCACATCAGCCGTAAAATTGCTTTCTCCCACTGCTGCCTCAATCCCGTGCTCTATGTATTCGCTGGAGTCAAGTTCAAGAGGCACTTGTTTCGTTTATGCGGACAGTATTTACCCTGTGGCAGTGATGAAGTCTCCAGCCCCCGGATCGGCTCTCAAGGCAAATTCCACTATGAAGATGCGTCCATCTACTGA